GACCTGGTGCCCAGGAACGCGGAAGCCCTCGCCCACGTCATGGACCTGGTCGCCCGTCTCGACGGCCACGCCTTCCAACTGATCACCGAGGCCTACGAGACGCACGCCCGGCTTCGCAGCCGTGAGTTCTTCACTCCGCCGGGGGTGGTGCGGCTGATGCTGGACCTGGCTCGTTCTTCCCTCGGCCGGGAACCGCTCGCCGTCTACGACCCGTACGTCCGAGGCGGCGAGTTCCTCGCCGAGGCCCTGGCGGACGCGCAAGGGCACTCACTGCTTGATGCCGCCGCCAAGCGGCTCACGGTCTTCGGGCAGACGACCTCCACAGCCGTCGCACGCTTGGCGTGCATCAACCTCGCGCTGCGCGGCGTGAAGCCCGGCGGCTTGCGTGTGAGTGACAGGGAACCATGGGCCGGCGGCTTGGACCTCGGCGGGCGGGCCGATCTCGTCCTCGGTAACCCGCCCTTCAACATGAAGGACTCGACCGGCGACACCTGCCGCACGGGAACCTGGGCCTACGGCCCGCCTCCCCTGGACAACGCCAACTTCGCCTACGTACAACACGGGCTCGACGTCCTCCGCGCAGGAGGGCGGGCGGCGATTGTGATGCCCAACAAGGCAGGTAACTCCGGCAGCGCGGCGGAGGCCGCGATTCGCCGGGCCCTGGTCGAGGCGGGGGTCGTGGAATGCGTCATCAGCATGCCCGCCAAACTGTTCAGCGGCACTGCCGTGCCCGTGTCGGTGTGGCTGCTGCGGCATCCGAGCCATCCGTGCGAGCGAGTGCACTTCCTCGACGCGGGTCACCTCGGTACCAGGAAGGGGCCGAGGTCCGTTCTGGACGACGAGGACCGTCTCTCCATCCTCGCCACCTACAGGGCACACCACACCGATCCGTTCCGGTCGCTCTTCGATCCCGAACCGCCGCGCTTCGTCCCGAACGTGTCGGTCCGCCGTGAGCAACTGCTCGCAGCCACCTGCTCGCTCAACCCCCTCGACCACATTCCCGCAGCGCAGCGGCGCCCGGGCAAGAGGCAGAGTCCCGTCGAGTACGTGGTGGAAGACGCCCGATCCGATGTGGAGCGGCTGCGCGAGCGCGCCGCCGAAGCGGACGCACGTGCGAGAGCCCTGATCGAGGAGCCGACTCCGCTGGAGGGGACCGAGACCTGCCCGCCCGACGTGGTGCTCGCCGACATCTGCGAGATCAAGGCAGGGCCCTCGTTCACGCGGATGAGCAACAAGGATCGCAGTGCCGACGGCACGGTGCCGGTGGTCTTCCCCCGGCACCTCCGGGAAGGGCGCGTCACTGACACCGGAGACGAGCGCGTCCACGACGAACTCGCCAAACGGCTCGGTGACTACCGGCTCAAGGCCGAGGACATCGTGTGCGTACGGGCAGGGAAGACGGTTCCACCCGCTCTTGTGGAGACCGGCCAGGCGGGCTGGCTGATCAGCACGAACGTGATCCGGATCCGCAAGAGGAAGGAGGTCGAGTTGGATCCCGAGTACCTGGCCATCTGGATGAGGCGGCCCGAAGTGATCGCCTGGGTCAATGACCGGGCGGCCGCCACCGCCACGCCGTCGATCAGTACCGCGGTACTGGGGCGCATGAAGGTACGGCTGCCTTCGCTCCCACAGCAGCGGCGGATCGTCGAGCTGTCGAGTGTCCTGGAGGACCAGGCGCTCGCGCACCGCGAACTGGCGGAGGCCGTCACCCGAGCCCGGAATCTGCTGGTGGAAGAGGCGATGCAGCAGGCGCCGAACTCAGGCGCACCTCTACCTGTCTGACCACTCGTCCGGACCGCCGATGCGACGGAACCAGGGAACCACCGAACCTCCGGACCAGCGAAGTGCCGAACCACCCGACCGATCGAAAGGGAACACCGCAGTGACCGGCTCCGAACTCCCCACCGACCCGACCGTACTCACGCACGCGCCCACCTTCGCGCCTGCGCCCGCACCCACGTCCGGGCCGCCCGTCTGGGCGCTCTGGCTGCTGATCATGTCCCTCTTCTCCCTCGTGGTCGCCGTGTCCGCGGGCCTCGTGGAAAGCCTCGCGGGCGCCGGCCTTCCGGAGGTTCTCCGCTCCGGCGGTACAGGCTTCCTCGCGGCGGCGGGGCTGTGCTTCGGCACCCTGCAGGCGGCACGGGAACTCCGCAAGCGCCGATAGCGAGGGCGACCACGAGGACAGCGGCCGCCCGCGCGGACGCCGGCGACGGCAACCGCGCGGGCCCGCTGCCCGACCCGACGCACGGCCGGAGGGAGAACCCCGACACTGGGTGTCCGGACCCCGACGTGCTACCCCTCGGCGCGGCGACGGGCGAGGTGGACGGTGAGGTCGGCGGTGAGCTCGATCCGCTCCGGCAGGGCCCGCGCGATCTGCTCGAACACCTGCCTCCGCGCGGCGGCCGGCAGGACGAGATAGGCCGAGATCGTCGAGAGATGGCCGACGTAGTCGCGCGCACTCAGCGTCAAGTGCCTCTCGATCAGGGACTGTCGGACATCGGTGAACCACTCGGACCGTTGGAGTTCCGTACCCGGCCACTGCATGGTGTGTTCCGGCGGAGTCCCGTCCGGTGAGGGGACCTCGTCGCTCTCCAGGAACGGCGCCCGCGCCGCGCGAACGGCTTCCTCCACCGCCGGATCGGCCGGCCGGAACGGTCCGCCGAACGAGGCGAACACGCCGCCCGGCTCCAGCAGCCCGGCCACGCGCGCCCACCGGCCCTCCGGGCTCGTCCAGTGCAGCGCCGCCGCCGCGTAGACCAGCCCGTACCTCTCGCCCGGCCGTACGTCCTCGAAAGCGGCCCGCACCGCCGTGACGTGCGCCGGAACGTGCTTGCGCAGCTCGGCGAGCATGGCCCCGTCGGGCTCGGTCGCGGTGACCACGATCCCCCGTCGGGCGAAGAGACGAGTCGCCTTGCCCGTCCCGGCACCGATTTCGAGCGCGGTCCGGAGTGGATGACCCGCGTACGCCGCGACCATGTCGAAGAGCCGGTCGGGATACCCCGGCCGGAACCGTTCGTACGCTTCCGCCCTTGCTCCGAAGCTCAGTGCGCGATCGGACATGCCTCGCATCCTGACACGAACCGCGCCCCGAGTGCCCGGCAATTCGGCCCGGGGCCGCGGTGGAGCCCTGTTACCCGACGATGCGGTAACAGGGCCCCGGAGGACGATCGCGATGACGGATGCTGGGGCCACCGATCCACCGATCCACCGACCGTCAGGAGTGAGGCCCGTGCCGCTGAACCGTCACCGCGCTATCGCGTGGATTCTGGTCCTTGTGGCCGTGTTGGTGCTCGCCCTCACCGGCGTGCTCTTTCACCAGGGCAGGACGCCGGGACTCTACCCCGAACGCAGTTGGGGCCCCTGGAAGAGCGAAACGACGGGCGCCTGGTCGACGCACGTGCGGACCAACTCCTGGGTGCCCGCCGCCCAGGCCCGCGTTCACTACGGCAAGACCGAAGACGTACACCTCGACGCGTTCGGCGGGACGGACCACGACACCAGCGTCTTCTTCCGTACCGCTTTCACCCTCACGCCCGACGGCAGACTCACGGTGAAGGAGACGCGACCATGACCCCCGGCGGCCCCGCGCGCGGCCGGGCTCAGAACGTCCACCGCGTGTGCGTGTACAGCCCGTCGTCCCGACCGAAGCCGTACGCGGTGTCCGGGGTCACCCCGAACACCACGGCGTTCCCGGCCCGGAAGGCGTCCCCGATGCCGTGGAAGGTGCCCTCGGGCGAGGTGATGTGCGCCCCGTACTTCGCCTCGTACGCCGCGATGACCTCCTCCAATGCCGCCGGATCGGCGACGGGCCTCGCCGTGCCCTCGACCACGAGGTCGAGTCCCCGCGTGAGCGAGTTCCCCCCGGTGGTCAGCGCGCAGTGCCCGTCCCGGGCGAGGTTCTTCGCCTTCTGCTCGTCCGGGCCGGTCGAGAAGTACAGCACCCCGTCGTGCCAGGCGGCGATCACGGGCGTGACGTGCAGCCGCCCATCGGGTCGCACCGTGGAGACCCAGAAGATCTCCGCCGTCTCCAACTGCCTCTGAGCATCAGCCCATTCGGTGGCGGTGACGTTCTCGGCGCCGGGGCGGGGATTGAGCGCGGAGCTGTAGCGCCCGTCGAGCTCGGTCGTGGGCGCGGGGCGGCCTGCGGGTTCCTGAGTGGTCATGGCACCTCTCCTTCGTTTCCTCCCACAACGACCGGCGGCCCGTGCGGAAATCACCGCCACACCGCTCTGTACCCATCCGTACGCCTGAGGGCGGTCGAGCGGGCGGGCGGCCGGGCGGCAGGCCGGCCGGGCGGCCGGGCCGGGACCCCCGGGTTCCCGTTCGGGCGGCGCTGTCAGTGGTCTCACCTAGCGTCTCGGACATGACGCGAACCGCACACACCTTCGCCTACGCCCGCCCCTCCTCCCTGACGTCCGCCACAGCGGGGCAGGCCCTCAACCTGGAGACGGCGGGCGGTCTGACGCCGACCGGCGCCGACGCCCATCCCCAGTTCTTCTCCGGGTTCCTGAGCGCCCCCCAGGCGGCGGCGCGGGCGTTGCTCGCCGTCGCGGACGTGGCCTCGGCCCGCTACTACCAGCGCACCCTGCGCGCGTCCCTCGACCCGGTGGTCACGGGCAACGGCGACCGGTTGCGGTTCGAGTCCTTCTCCGGGTGCTGCGGCGTGTACGCCCGGCTGGACGTGCTGCCCGACGGTCTGCGCGGCGCCGACACCGGCCACGGCACCACCAACGTGGACGTCAACAACCCGCTGCGGGAGGCGCTGTCCCGCCTCGCCGGGGACGATCCGCTGCACCTGCGGGTCGGCCCCGACGAACTGGCGGTGACCACCCTCGACGGCCCCGTCGTCGAGAAGAAGGTCCCCCTGCCGGATCGCTGGCTGCGCGGCTTCGCCGAGGCCCAGGCCGTCACCACCGGCTTCGACCTCCGCGCCGAACTGACCGCCGCCGAGACGGCACGCTTCCTGCGCTCCCTCCCGCGCACCGCTGCCGGCGGCGGAGCCGCGAGCGCCGCCCTGTGGGTGGTCCCCGCCGGCCGTACGCTGCGCCCCACCACCCGACCGGTTCCCGGCGCGGTCTGCCTGCCCGGCCCCGAACGCCTCGCCGCCTTCCAGCGCGTACTGCGGTACGCCACCGCCCTGCGCGTGTACGGACCCGCAGCGGACGGCGCCAACCCCACCGCGTCCGCGTGGGAAGTGGGCCTGCCCGGCATGCGGCTCACCCTCACCCTCTCCCCGCAGGCCGCCCGCGGGTTCTCCGGCGAGGGCGGTGTCCTGGAGGCCCTCGCCACCGACGCGGCGGCCGAGGACGCCGAGCTGATCTCCGTCCTGCTGGCGTGGGAGCCGCGCATCGATCCCGCCGACCTCGCCGAGCAGTCGGGCCTTCCGGTGGCACGGGTCCGGGCGGCCCTCACCCGCCTCGGTACGGCCGGTCGGGTGGGCTACGACATCGCCGAAGCGGCCTACTTCCACCGTGAACTCCCCTACGACGCCCGGCGCGCCGAGCGCCACAACCCCCGCCTGGTCGCCGCCCGCGCCCTGCTGGAGGAGGGCGCGGTCACCCTGGAGCGCGCCGGCATCGCCGTCGTGGCCTCCGGCGAACGCCGCTACCAGGTACGCGAGTCGGGCGGCGCCCTCAGCTGCACCTGCCAGTGGTGGGCCGACTACCGGGGCCGCCGCGGCCCCTGCAAGCACGCCCTCGCCACCCGCATGGCCCTGCGCGCCGCCACCTCCACCACCCCGACCTCCCCCTCCATCTCCTCCGGAGCCGCACGATGACCGCCACCGCCGACGTCCTCGAAGCCGTACGGACGGGCCGTGTCGGCGCCGTGCCCGGACTCCTCAAGCCGCTCGACGCCGGGCAGCGCCGCGCCCTGCTCGCCGACCTGAAGGAACTGCGCGCCGAACTGCGCGCCTCGGGCTGGGACCGCTGGCAGGAACGGGACCTGATGAGCCCGGCGCTGGTCGTCGCCGGAGCCGGCTGCCACACCGGCGCCGCGGCCGCCGCCGGCTGGATCGGCGCCCGCGACATGCGCCGTTGGCGACAGAACCCCACCACCGTCCTCCTCGACGTCCTCGCCGGCCGGGAACCGCGATGGCTCGGCGACCTCGCCCACCGGCTCGCCGCCCGGGCCGGCACCGCCGCCCAGGACTACCCGCTGATCAGCGAACTCGTCCGACTGGCCGGCTGCCCGATGCCCACCACCGACGGCTGCGTCGAGGGCTGGGCGCAGGCCGTCGGAGCGTCCGGGAACCGCCTCACACGGGCCCTGCGCGAGGACCCCCACCTCACCGCGTTCACACCGCGCCTCTTCGAGACCGCCGAACCGGTCGGCTCGTTCGCCTGGCGCTGCGACCCGGACGACCCCCACCACTGGCCCGCCGCGCTGGTCTGCCTCGCCACCGAGGGGCGCCTGGAGCGCGCCGTCCTCCTGAACGGCTGCGTCGCCCGGTTGCTGCGCGGCGGCAAGCCCGCCGAACTCAAGCCCTACCAGGCCGTCCTGCGGGCCCTGCGCCCCACCGAGGAGGAAGAGGCGGAGCGCGCCGCGGACTGGATCGCGATGACCGCCGACGCACCGTCCTCCGTCGCCGGGGACGCCCAGCGGA
Above is a window of Streptomyces sp. NBC_01426 DNA encoding:
- a CDS encoding N-6 DNA methylase, whose translation is MTSDSPPFPTDDPQITRARIAQLADVTRPTVTTWAHRFPDFPRPGRAGGRAYFLQSDILRWLDSRPVPPHLRRPEEGDEATYGRRARAVVARGGEETPLPPAPPVVPAARHGRSARRGGEDGNRPVMRELLGPLAQQVCGPGSMENYTYLLAALYFLRNRSGARWAEIQFGATAGRAGSDVLEQTGRAVDEEVRSLGLLPRFTEALSDLVPRNAEALAHVMDLVARLDGHAFQLITEAYETHARLRSREFFTPPGVVRLMLDLARSSLGREPLAVYDPYVRGGEFLAEALADAQGHSLLDAAAKRLTVFGQTTSTAVARLACINLALRGVKPGGLRVSDREPWAGGLDLGGRADLVLGNPPFNMKDSTGDTCRTGTWAYGPPPLDNANFAYVQHGLDVLRAGGRAAIVMPNKAGNSGSAAEAAIRRALVEAGVVECVISMPAKLFSGTAVPVSVWLLRHPSHPCERVHFLDAGHLGTRKGPRSVLDDEDRLSILATYRAHHTDPFRSLFDPEPPRFVPNVSVRREQLLAATCSLNPLDHIPAAQRRPGKRQSPVEYVVEDARSDVERLRERAAEADARARALIEEPTPLEGTETCPPDVVLADICEIKAGPSFTRMSNKDRSADGTVPVVFPRHLREGRVTDTGDERVHDELAKRLGDYRLKAEDIVCVRAGKTVPPALVETGQAGWLISTNVIRIRKRKEVELDPEYLAIWMRRPEVIAWVNDRAAATATPSISTAVLGRMKVRLPSLPQQRRIVELSSVLEDQALAHRELAEAVTRARNLLVEEAMQQAPNSGAPLPV
- a CDS encoding class I SAM-dependent methyltransferase, whose product is MSDRALSFGARAEAYERFRPGYPDRLFDMVAAYAGHPLRTALEIGAGTGKATRLFARRGIVVTATEPDGAMLAELRKHVPAHVTAVRAAFEDVRPGERYGLVYAAAALHWTSPEGRWARVAGLLEPGGVFASFGGPFRPADPAVEEAVRAARAPFLESDEVPSPDGTPPEHTMQWPGTELQRSEWFTDVRQSLIERHLTLSARDYVGHLSTISAYLVLPAAARRQVFEQIARALPERIELTADLTVHLARRRAEG
- a CDS encoding pyridoxamine 5'-phosphate oxidase family protein, with product MTTQEPAGRPAPTTELDGRYSSALNPRPGAENVTATEWADAQRQLETAEIFWVSTVRPDGRLHVTPVIAAWHDGVLYFSTGPDEQKAKNLARDGHCALTTGGNSLTRGLDLVVEGTARPVADPAALEEVIAAYEAKYGAHITSPEGTFHGIGDAFRAGNAVVFGVTPDTAYGFGRDDGLYTHTRWTF
- a CDS encoding SWIM zinc finger family protein, whose translation is MTRTAHTFAYARPSSLTSATAGQALNLETAGGLTPTGADAHPQFFSGFLSAPQAAARALLAVADVASARYYQRTLRASLDPVVTGNGDRLRFESFSGCCGVYARLDVLPDGLRGADTGHGTTNVDVNNPLREALSRLAGDDPLHLRVGPDELAVTTLDGPVVEKKVPLPDRWLRGFAEAQAVTTGFDLRAELTAAETARFLRSLPRTAAGGGAASAALWVVPAGRTLRPTTRPVPGAVCLPGPERLAAFQRVLRYATALRVYGPAADGANPTASAWEVGLPGMRLTLTLSPQAARGFSGEGGVLEALATDAAAEDAELISVLLAWEPRIDPADLAEQSGLPVARVRAALTRLGTAGRVGYDIAEAAYFHRELPYDARRAERHNPRLVAARALLEEGAVTLERAGIAVVASGERRYQVRESGGALSCTCQWWADYRGRRGPCKHALATRMALRAATSTTPTSPSISSGAAR